TCTGCTGTTGGCAAGCGCGAGAAACTTCTCCGAACCATCAAAAACCCTGTCACACAGTATTTGCCTATCAACTCACGAAAAATAGGTGCGTTGTGGTTTTGTAGATGATTTCATGGCTACACGATTGTTTTGAAGGGGTTTGTTtcatttgtttccttgtttcttGTACTATTGGAAGGATTCCTGAATCCTAATGTTCACTTCTGTGTTTATCTTCTCTTATAACAATTTCTTTTatcaatatattcaaaattatatagGTGATTGTTTCCTTTGAATGTCAGGTCTATCATATAGTTCAGAAAAGCTTGTAGATATGGATGACTACGTATCAACTGTTACCAGCAATATGGACCTTGTCTTTGTGGTAGTCTTACTAGTTCAACTTTTAATTTCTCTGCCTATTGTCTCGGTAAGTAGAGGttaatatattctaatttcAGGTTGGAGCAATGGCCCATGGGAAGATTGAGACAGATTATACAGAAGATTATGTAGCAAGTACGTTTATCCATACTTGCTTTTTTTATGTACTCTCTTCTCAGTAATTTTATACATACTCATGATTGTCACTTTTTGCTCCGTTGATTTCCTTTTTGTtctgtcttctgtcttttagcTGTGCATTAGCtgatttccttatgcatcaacTTTGTGCTTGTGTTTTGGGACctgatacttttttatttttaattttgctgtCATTATTGAATATTAGAGGTTTTTGATTGATGTTTATATTTGTCtgatcaaatttcaaaacaatgAATGGAGAGTTTCATGAAGATTTGCAAAAACTTAAACTGGTTATGGCACCTTATCTCCATTCATCTGGCTTCCTCTGTATAACTTTAACTACCAAATGCAGGTTTATGAACAATAGCCAAGGTTGGACTAGACTAGCTTTGATAATATTGGCAAATACTAAATTACTAATACACGAATCTGCTCATCCTAGCAGAGCTGTATCCCACTTTGGTTCCTTTATTACATTTTTGAAGAATACTAAATAGCTACCTTTTTATAATAGGATGGTCACATACAGAACCAAAGTGGGATGTTTTCTTCCAAGCCAAACATTACTGTCTTTCGCATTAACAGAATTCATGTTTAAATTGAGCTGAATTTATGGATAAGGAACTAAAAGTATAAAGATTTTGACTGGGATGGGTAAAATTGTGTTGttcgtgattttttttatgttttcttatgatttttacaataaatattttttcctccTAATTCTTTAACTGAGGAACTAAAAGTAGAAAGATTTTGACCGGGATGGGTAGAATTGTGTTGCTCatgattttttaatgtttttctatgattttcacaataaatattttttcttcttaattcttTAACTAAGGGCAGTGGTTAGCAAGACCCTTTTTATTTACCCTAAAAACCCTTTTCATTTACCCTAAAAACTTGTTGTCAAAACTTGTAGAATGCTACCTCAGATAATTGTTTACTTAACATGCACCAGTCAGGATATGTTCTATTTCTTACGCCATTGTGTTTCCTGATTGCAGTTTCGGGGTACCCTCTAAGTGCTGCTTATTGTATTACAAGGATTACTGGCGCCCTTGAGAGAAAGTGGAAGATTTTGTGATTTAACACCACCTTCAGTTCATGCCTGAGACGATTTAGTAATTCGAGTTCCATAGTCAATTTATGTAATATCAGGGATAGGGGCCTAGCAGTGATTTAGAAAATACAatatatgttgatttttttgaGGCATTGATGTCCTGGACCAGAGTGATGTTTCAATGTAGTACTTGAATTAAATAtgcttaatatattattttgttgaagGATGCTTATAGAAGCTAAATCTAAATGTTGCTTACTGCGCTGAGATACGTTGTCTgggagactttttttttttttttttttctggttcaAACCATTGTTTCGTTTGAGTAACTTGCTCATACGTAGGGGGAGTTTGGAAATTCGTTTCACCAACTTTGaacaactaataaataaattctaattCAAAAGTAAATCTGAAGCTTAAAAtgttatgaaattattaaatttaaaacttttatttttaatttcaactttGAAGAATTTTTTGTTATGAAAAGGCTATAAATACTAGTTAGCTTAATCACTCATAGTCATAGATGGCTACTACTTGAAaagattagtttttttatagtgAAGCACAAGATAACAAGTTAACAACTCACCGGTTTTTCtcctaaaatcaattttgtattCATTAACATTGTTGTAAGCTGAAATTCTTGTCTCTTCCTTGTGAAACTTTTGAACTTTCAAAGATCCTTGttgatatatatgaatttttttaaaaatatcataaaaaataataaatttgtcataCACAAGTTATGATtgaatcataataaataatttttttaaactattaatcatattaattctaaactaacaaaaatatttgattaaagtaaattttaaaaagtaaaaggctaaataaaaatttaaaaaaaataaatgatgaaatccttaaattaaattaaagcttaaaaaatgaaataaaggactaacaaaataatttagccaataaaatattaagataacAAAAACATTCAGTTGATTGTTTAAATTATAAGCGTGAAAGCCCATTTTCGAGGAAGCGGAAGCCgagcaaacaagaaaaagaagaggcTTGAGAaacatataaacaaataaagagTCAAAGGTGGTTTGTCTTGTTTGAGATTGGAGAGAAAATTGAATTGCGTGAGTGAAAGTTACATCAACCCCTTACGCGCAAACCAATTCCAATTCCCTTTGCAAGCAAGCAATCTCAGATAGCTGATTCACACAATCCCTTTCTCTGCTGCTAATTGGAATCGGCATGGTCCAACCGGCGCCGGCGATGACTCAGTTCCTCAACTCCGTCCTCTCCCAGCGCGGCCCCTCCGCCGTCCCCTACTCCGAGGACACCAAGTGGCTGATCCGCCAGCACCTCGTGGCCCTCACCACCGCCTTCCCTTCCCTCGAGCCCAAAACGGCGTCGTTCACTCACAACGACGGCCGTTCCGTCAACCTCCTCCAGGCCGACGGCACCATCCCCATGACGTTCCAAGGCGTCACCTACAACATCCCCGTCGTCATCTGGCTCATGGAGTCCTACCCTCGCCACCCGCCCTGCGTCTACGTCAATCCCACGCGCGACATGATCATCAAGCGCCCTCATCCTCACGTTAACCCTTCTGGCTTGGTTTCCGTCCCTTACTTGCAGAATTGGACTTACCCTAGCTCCAACCTCGTCGATCTTATTCTCAATCTCAGCCTCCACTTCGGCCGCGACCCTCCTCTTTATTCCCAACGCAGACCTAACCCTAACACCAACCCCAACCCCAACCCCAACCCCAACCCCAACCCTAATCCCACTCCTCATCCCCATCCTCCTCCCAATTACGGAAACTCTTCTCCCTCTAATTTATCGTCATCTTCATCTGGATATCCCCACGCCCATGCCCACCCTCCTCCAAGGACTTACCCTCCTTCCCCTTACCCTGCTCCTTCTTCTAGGGTTCAGTCCACTGAGGATCCTTCTGAGGTTTTCAAGCGCAACGCTATTAACAAGCTTGTGGAGATGGTTCATGGCGACGTTGCCGCTTTGAGGAAGACCAGAGAAGATGAAATGGAGGGGCTGTTTAGTTTGCAGGGCGTGCTGAAACAGCGCGAGGAGAGTCTCAATAGGGGTGTGAAGGAGATGCAGCAGGAGATGGAGGCTTTGGAGCAGCAGTTACAGATGGTGTTGATGAATACTGATGTTTTGGAGGGGTGGTTGAGGGATAATCAGGGGAAGAAGATGGCCGGTTTGGAGAATCCCGAGGATGCTTTTGAGTGTGCGGATGTGCTCTCCAAGCAGATGCTTGACTGTACTGCTGCTGATTTGGCGATTGAGGACACGCTTTACGCGTTGGATAAGGCACTTCAGGTTGGAGGTGTGCCATTTGATCAGTACTTGAGGAGCGTGAGGGCCCTGTCCAGGGAGCAGTTCTTTCACCGCGCCACTGCCGCCAAAGTTAGGGCTGCTCAGCTGCAGGCTCAGGTTGCCAATATGGCTGCTCGGAGTCAGCATTATGGTTGCTGAGGCTCGCAGCAGCGCCATCTGGTTTGGTTTGTGGGTGGTTCAGATGATGAAATCTGCCATTGTGAGTACAGAACTACGGATTGGTATTTTTGTTGCTTCACTTTGAGTCTGTGCTTCTAGTCAATAGCATGAATTGGTCACCCTTATAATTACAGCCTTCAACAGCTTTTGAAATTGTTAATCAGGGGCTGTACCATTGTTCTTATACAaacttaataatatcattttcttgaaaattttggTTTGAGGGTTTGTTAGCTCcagcttcttttttctttttataattttattgtttaggAGTATACATGCTTATGGATCATAGATTGTTCCACCCTGTATTTTAAAACAATGGATATTACCAtggatatatatttttctttgtgtTTCTGATTTTCATGATTGTCTTGCCTGGCCTGGCATGTTTCATATTGTTTATTGTTTATATACAATAGCCAAATATCAAGActgtttctaaaaaattattacatgggAAGTGTTTGAGAAGAATTATACAGTTTGGTTCATGTGTAATTTGTATTTGACAAAGTATCTGTTTAGTTGTGTTGTTACCTTCAATAATTGAATGTCAGGGGGCTTCTTTGAATTTGGTGGCTACCCGTAAGGTCTGGATAGAATTGTCTTCCTTAGCCTTGAATGCCATCACTAGCGCTGGCTAGGACCAACACAACAGTAACACTTTCAAATTAGCTGTGGTTTAAGTCAATGCTAAGgaggtttagtttttttttcttttaaattaaacctTTACATCACCAATGCCATTAGCGTTGGTTTCGGGGTCAACGCTATTGTTAGGATGCTAGACTGCACATTTCTTGTAGCATgtaaagagtttttatactgtcatttaattataaagtgTCTTTCAAATGTATTCCTGCCAATAAGTATCGAAAActtgtgatttaaaataaagttcAGTCATTCATACTGTTATTTAAGCACAATTCATTTCATAATGATTTTCCTTGCTGAGAATTTTATTTTCACCTTTTCTATTGAGAAGTGCTAGTAATACACTCTAATACACTCCTTACTAGgggttaaaaattattgaaaccttgtgattttaaataaatttcagtcAATAAGTATGTTTACAATAATGTGTTGCTagtatttcttttcttctattcCATAATAAATGGAAGAACAGAATAAGAGATTGTTCATTGGTGTAGACTAGTGCTATGATTCAGAGAAATGCAAATTATTTGCTGCTTGATATGCTAGTCATCTTATAGCTCTTGAGCTGAAATCTCTAACAACAATGTTATGTCCCCTCCTCCCCTCCCCGCCCCTCCCCTCCCCTCCCTTCTCCTTTGTACCTGTAATGAAATTGGAACAGAGGTAGAGACAAACAAATATGTTAgtctatttttattctttcaattGATTGCCGTATGTtacataaatatgttttattcaCCAAACCTTTGCCGTTCCATGAGACTTCCCTTTTTTGTATGGCAGTGACACTCCTTTGTCTGCATCCTCAGTTATTTGGAACTTAATTGATTGGATGTTTTTGGTGCCAATAGATTATAACTAATGAATGAGAAGTGTTTTCCTTGATCAAGTTGTTTCCACCTCTTTTAGTTGCTTTTACCACTAGATGAGTTGATGGATTGATTCTTGGATtacttgaaataaaattaagacttaaataactattttggtctctataaaataagtgttttttctagttttttaaagtttttatttctatCGTCTCTATCATAGATCTTCCAATGAAAATCAACCATTTTGTGGCAATCTCCATCATAGATCTTCCAATGAAAATCAACCATTTTGTGGCAATCTCCGCTCATCATCAAGCTCTAATATGAAAACTTGAAGCAAGTGCAGAGAATCACATTGTAGGAGTAAGAATATGTTTAGATTTGGGATCGCATTGTAAGAGTGACTTTGAGCGCGATTTTGGGTCCATTGATAAACATAAATAACCAAATTGGGgattttaaaacaaatgatTAAATTCGGACAACACAAAAATGtagtaaactaaaattatattttagcctattaaaattgtttgtttctttaacatttgctcaatattttaaaaaattggcaATTGAGTTAAGAAATCATTATTATTagagtgaaatatttttttctcctgaAATTTTGGTCAAAATTGGTCTTAGTTCTTGAATTTTTATAATCATGGTTTTGTTCCTTGAAAATTTAGTCAAAATTGGTCGTAATCCAAGAAAAATGTTAGCCAAGTTAGAATGAGGAACCAATTTCACTTGTTAGAAATTTGAGGACCAAAACCCTTTGAAAAAAGTTTAAGGACTAAGACAAAAAAGTTTAAGGACTAAGACAAAAGATTTGATGatgtttttagaataaaaaatatattttaacccaTTGATCAAAtacaaaatgtttttaattaatgataaattcATTCATGCTAGTCAAATCTCTAATTGAAGGTAGACGAATTTTCCTATTGAgagtaaacaaaaacaaattttaagaataGGCTACACAAGAGTTAACTATCAACGCGTAACGCGTATAAGaactaaattatatgtttaaccttaattattaaaataaggcATGTTCCGTGTGTGGATGTATGCAGAGGgtgaaagatataaaaaatgagaagaaaccGTGATTTactttatcattatttaatcaAATCAAAGGTACATGTCACCAAAAGCTCGATTCACACACATCACCCTCCCTTACCTGGGACATCTTAAAACTCAGATGCCAACTTCAATCTTGAACACTTTTTTGAATATGCATGCATGATGATTTGACCTTGTAATTACACTTAATTAGAATTGGACATGACACTTGTACCTAATAATAATGCACTCTCATTTCTAATAAGCATATACATAGAGACCACTGAACTTGTTTGTGTCAGCAGCATTCCTATACCAATAGTGCCAACCTATCTTTCTAATTGGATAATTAGACAAATCTTTTATGGGTTATTTTAAGCCTTGTTTCGGAACAACTATTCCTGTAAGACTCAAAGTATGGAAAGTTTTATGGATGAAACCTTAGTTATTTTTGTGACCcatcttgtttattttacaaGGGCAGGGACTTATGCATGGGACTACTAGACAACAGATCCTAAGCCTAAGCCTTGTGGGGGAATGGAGAGGATGAGATTGACCCAAGAAGGCTACTTTTTCAATTGTTACTAGCACAATGAACATACATGAGTTGGGTCTTTCCTTTCTTTGTTTGTAACATATGACTCTCCTGTCTAGCAGGTAAGGTAGGTAAGTATTGTAGCATTGAgttagaaattgaaaaaaatatttagttaagCTCAAAGAAGttaactaaataaatttatattagaaCTATATTTAAGATTGTTCAATACATGggatgaatatttattttatatgactaaagtttataacaaataaaatacttttgaaattataattataattaaaatttatgataaataaatatttttgaatttataatatatattttaaatttatgataaatattttatattgtgacataaaattattttttattattgatgatttgttttaaaaattgaatttttttctgaGTGCACTCTCATTGAAGAAAAACTTCTAGAAACACTTTTACTGAGAAAGAGCAGCTAAAAATACTCTCAATCAATAtagatattctaatttatatagaGAAGAGATGCAAAGAAATGACTTTTAAAACAAGTGAATCATATGAAAAAGATTGCCTATGCTTTACTCATGTATCCAAAATGCAATCCTAACCAAGAAATAAAGAAAGTTATGCAGCAAGAACCTATAAAAGATGACAAGCCCACGTGAAAGGAATGAAGAATTGCTCCCTATGCTTAAACTTCATTGACTAAAAGTTCCAAATCAATCCACACATTTTTCATTAGCAGCatcttaaattttcaaaattacagCAAATCATGCTCAGTACTATTTTGCAATTATATGATCCAAAACTCACTATTTCACCAAGTCTAAAAATTAGATAATCATCATGGGTAACTCAAGTTAAGATGAGGGCAAAACTTAAACACTACTAATCTTTTTAATGTCTCGGCTAGTTTATCAATGTAAGTATTTAACATACACAAATTACACGTGAAGAAACAATCATCTTTCCTCTATGCacgcttttaaaaaatatatatacatagttCTCAATGTACAAATCATAAAAAGCAATCATCCCACAATGAATAATAATGAGTCTATGCTGAAATTCCTTACATGAAAATTACTCCTCTAATAGGAAGGACAGATCTGATTTCTCACAATCAATTTTCAactaaaaaaccaaacataatatagactattattttatttgcaaGGTTAAACAATATATTTAACCTCATTATGAAATAATAGTTTTATCAACATTTGCCTTCGGAGTATGTATTAAATAgtaaaatgtattaaatatcatcaaaatattttttgaaaaataagaaaaacacacatcaacaaaatcttaaataattaagtcttgtcattatataatttaaactatATACTAATGATTTTCTACCTATGTTTTTTTAAGCATGTggttaggttaaattagttttttagtcctctaattattatttaagttcaatttgatcatctaaaattttttaattgaatttggttctctaattttttaaattgattcaatttgatttttcaatctaaattataaaaaatcatattgtgCGACATTTCAAAACAacaactaaataattttaaactgctacaaaataaatattttcacaaaaaaagaaTTGTTTTTAAACTTAGAGGAccaaattgaacctaaaaaaattaaaggtaaaaatcaaatcgattttaaaaattagaggattaaattgaaaaaaaaaaaaacaaaaaaaaccaaattgaatctaaaaaaaaaatagaagactaaaaaatgaatttaactcATGATTATGAGGAGTACTGTTTTCAATTTGTTCACCTGGAGTAATATCCTTTGAGATTTGAAGGGTTTAAAAATGACATACTCTATCACAACTAAGTTCTCTACAAGAATAAGAATTCAAAACTTGTTCACTTGCTTAAGAGATTTAAGTTTATCTTCACTCAAACCAATAACTTGTTCATAAATgcatttgttatttgttattatttttaatagtaaaagaaattttattaaataaactatGACCTCCAAAgtttgaagaatgaaaaatgaatataataagGTATTAACTAATGAAGTTTTGCCTGTGAAAAAGAACTAATGaaattttgatgaaaacaaaaCCAACAGAAGAAACACTcataaaaagccaaaaaaaaaaaagttaatacaaAACGTTGAATATCAAAGTTGAAGATTAAGCATATGGTATAAACTTTTCCTACCTTAACTCCTACATGTGTAATAtatgactttattttttttctaacggAATCAAAAACATATATCAAGTTTATAACAATTCACAGCACacaattgaatcaatttagtTAAATACTTGGTTATGACTTTTCTTTTATATCCTATACATATTTCACATACGAAGTATTTTTTTACGCCAAAAATTAAAcgtttttatccttttgataaataatttaaatgtttcATTAGGTTGGTAGGTTTGAAAATCAATTACACTATTACAAttattaagagagaaaaaatacggatgaaaaaagttattaagaaaaaaaaaaaaagattcattgTTTTACTGgttacaaaatataatatgcatagtaattaatttttataaaaaaaactattattctTGTTATATTTTCGTTAGAAAACCTTGAAAAATACCTAGACAAATGGCGAGGGAAGAGGACAATGGTATCCCAGCATATAACAGCAACCTTAACTCTTGTTCCATATAAAACCCCATTAATTCAGTGCTTTGAAACAAAACTAAAGAAGAAATGCTGAGACAAGTGTTGCGACAATGTTACTCACTTCATCGTCCCGCAGTGAATGTGTACGCAGTGCCGCGGTTTTATCGGAGAAggctttgttcttcttcttcttcttcagagtCCACTGCCGCTACAATCTCCATCGACCGTTCTTCCCTTTACAATCCACCTGGTACTCTCTTCAACTttccttcatttctttttttattcaaactctCCCACTCAACGTCTTTCTCTTGTGCCAGAGCATTCTCACCACCCCACTTCTGATTCCGAACTCGTCAAACACCTCAAAGGCATAATCAAGGTTCTATTCTATTCTATTCAATTTTAACATCATAAAAATTGGGTTTTTACCACTTGGGTCTCACCGTTTTTATTTGATGTTTCTCATTATTATCAGTTTCGTGGAGGCCCTATTTCGCTAGGTGAGTACATGTCCGAGGTTTTGACAAATCCTAAAGCTGGTTATTACATCAATCGAGATGTTTTTGGAGCAGAAGGTGATTTTATCACCTCACCTGAAGTTAGCCAGATGTTTGGTGAGGTGAGGTGAAGTGAATTATCCATTTATTTAACTATGTCTGTTGTTGGGGGCATGAACTAGAGTTAAAGCTTGTCAATGCCATAAGGATTCAAATATTTAACACCTTGTTGTTTATTTAAACTTAGATGGTTGGTGTCTGGGTGATGTGTCTTTGGGAGCAAATGGGCCAACCACAAGGAGTAAATCTAGTTGAGCTTGGCCCGGGGCGAGGAACTCTCATGGCCGATCTCCTTCGCGTATGATATGCTTTTATGCTTGAATTTCTGTTtaaaccttttttctttttttacattctCAACTGCATATAGACAAGGCACCATATCATTGTTACAAGGGAACacagtttttaatttcttataggGTGCTTCAAAGTTTAAGAACTTCATTGAGTCATTGCATGTACACTTGGTGGAGTGTAGTCCAGCACTACAGAAGCTTCAGCACCAGAACTTGAAATGCACTGATGAAGAGAATGCTTCTCAAGATACTGATACAAGAACAGCCAGGTCCTTGTTTGGAACTCCTGTATCATGGCATGCTACACTGGAGCAGGTTCCTTCAGGATGTGTGTAATGCTTTTCCAAAATATGATGTGCAACTTTGTATATGAAATTCTAAATTTGTTCTCTGTTCTGTGTTACTATAAAATATCCTATTGGACTATATTCAAATAATGCCCTGACCAAGTTATTGCTTTTGCTGTGCTCCAGCGCCAACAATTATTATTGCGCATGAGTTCTTCGATGCCCTACCAGTCCATCAGTTTCAGGTTATACAATGCTTGTGCTATTAAGctgaattaaaaactaaaaacatctaTCAAGCTGCACAATTAAgttatgaaatttgaaattctgcAATTTTTTGCTTTCAATGTTTCTTCCCGTGTCTTGGCTATTTTTCCTTCTGCATTTTTTCATCCTCTgctatgtttattattatattttcatttttactggCACTTCATTGAGTTAGTCCAATCCAACTACTGTCTGTGCCTTTGCTATAATGCTATCTTACTGGTTGGTCATCAAGGGGCTGAATAAAATGTAAGAGATAAGTTTGAACCTCAACTGTTGCCTCCATCTTGCTTAAACAATTCCAAATTTCCAATAACTTCCTGCTTCAAAGAGTTTGAGCTTGGCAAACATTGTAGTTTTATTTCCTTAATGTCCACTACAATAAAAGTCATGTCATACTATACTTTATACAAgtgccaaaaaaaatgaaattcaactTCTCTGTCAAATCCTGCCTTTTCTATATTGCTCTTGGTGTTACATTTCTGTGAAGCGTGATTTCTTTTCCTGGGCTCTGCAGAAAGCATCTCGTGGCTGGTGTGAGAAAATGGTTGATGTGGCAGAAGATTCATCGTAAGTATTGTAATGTAACCTActctttgaaatttaatttcttctgGGTTTAGTGTATTGATACTTCTTACATATATTGGATAGGTTTCATTTTGTTCTTTCACCACAGCCTACACCTGCTACTCTCTATCTATTAAAGCGGTGCAAGTGGGCTGCACCTGAGGAAATTGCAGATCTCAATCAAATTGAAGTTTCCCCTCAAGCCATGGAGTTGACTCAGACCATTGTTGACAGGATAAGTTCTGATGGGGGTGGAGCTCTAATCATTGACTATGGCTTGAATGGAGTAATCTCGGACAGTCTTCAGGTCTAGCATCTTTCCCATCTTATTCTTAAAAGTCTCGCTTTTTAGTTTTACTGTCTTCTGTATCCCAAGTGTAGTATCCTATATCCTACTTTTTGTCTTGTATTATAATACCCTGGAAATATTAGCATAAGCAACACATGTTGATTaagtttctaataaaatttaataagcaTAATGACAATAAATCACAATCTCTCTCTGTTGGAGCATGCCTTATGATTGGAATGTAGATATCCATAGAGGGGTCCAAGGAGAGAAAAACTCAAATGAAGACACATGAGCACAAAATATGGTGTGTTTGAGAGGAGGGAtaagaaaggaaaaggaaaaacaggGAAGGCTGAGATGTATTGTTAATTACTGATTTGGGGGGAAATACACTTCtatggggagaaatatgaatggAATGGAGCGTGGGGAGAAATTTGATAGGGACTTTGGGTATTATAGGGTGCCTAAGTCCAACATCGAATGATATGGGGTGGATGATTGGTGAACTACTCAAGTGGTTTACTTCTTCCCCCTAACAGTTAGCTTTTAGGGGAGGGTTCCCTAAGCGCTTGGGTGCTTATCACAGTTATGCAATTTGTTAGTGTGCTGTTCAGCAGGACAGGGAATGCTCTCTGGATCTCTGTAAGGAGTTCGGGTCTGGGGTTACAGGAGGGTTATTCTTCTGTAACCGTTCCTATTTCCAGTAAATAATACATATTGAGTTTTTCTTCTTGCCTTGGGTTTCTGTCAGTGGAGGATTCTAGCCACCTCAAGATCTGTCTTTTCTTCTACTATCCTTGCTTGTTTTTTTGTGATCAGTGGCCACTGGAATCTGTTGTAGTACTGTGCCATGGGGAACTGTTAGATgtgttattataaataattgtcaTCCTAAAGatcaaggttatcaaactcgagagtttacgcAGACGTGTGAGAGTTCCATACTTAACTCGTAGACTCGCAAGagtctacttcatataaaaataataaaaaaaatatctataaataacatattaattaaacattttaacaatataataaagcaaaacactaaatcataaagttcagaatatttaattagccaagtctagtaataatacatcATTATTAGAATAATAACTTGAAGAGGTTATAATAGTGGTAGATCATTCTCATTGAGGGTTTGATATTATTAGAGAACAaaagtttgatattattaaaagtgaaaattttgtatttgagaataacatactaaatgaaggtatgttgaatgCTATACAgagagaaaacaataaaaaatgacttatattttggtctaatttttttaacttgctaactcGTTAACTCGGTGGTAAACTCAAGAGTTTACtgagtttacttagagtttatagagTTTGCCCAGAGTCtacttaaaaaaaagagtttactcaagaGTTAACTCGTAGAGGACAAGTGGACTCGTAGACTCGTAAGAGTTAGTgagttaa
The nucleotide sequence above comes from Glycine soja cultivar W05 chromosome 11, ASM419377v2, whole genome shotgun sequence. Encoded proteins:
- the LOC114376957 gene encoding protein ELC-like, whose amino-acid sequence is MVQPAPAMTQFLNSVLSQRGPSAVPYSEDTKWLIRQHLVALTTAFPSLEPKTASFTHNDGRSVNLLQADGTIPMTFQGVTYNIPVVIWLMESYPRHPPCVYVNPTRDMIIKRPHPHVNPSGLVSVPYLQNWTYPSSNLVDLILNLSLHFGRDPPLYSQRRPNPNTNPNPNPNPNPNPNPTPHPHPPPNYGNSSPSNLSSSSSGYPHAHAHPPPRTYPPSPYPAPSSRVQSTEDPSEVFKRNAINKLVEMVHGDVAALRKTREDEMEGLFSLQGVLKQREESLNRGVKEMQQEMEALEQQLQMVLMNTDVLEGWLRDNQGKKMAGLENPEDAFECADVLSKQMLDCTAADLAIEDTLYALDKALQVGGVPFDQYLRSVRALSREQFFHRATAAKVRAAQLQAQVANMAARSQHYGC
- the LOC114377419 gene encoding protein arginine methyltransferase NDUFAF7 homolog, mitochondrial → MLRQVLRQCYSLHRPAVNVYAVPRFYRRRLCSSSSSSESTAATISIDRSSLYNPPEHSHHPTSDSELVKHLKGIIKFRGGPISLGEYMSEVLTNPKAGYYINRDVFGAEGDFITSPEVSQMFGEMVGVWVMCLWEQMGQPQGVNLVELGPGRGTLMADLLRGASKFKNFIESLHVHLVECSPALQKLQHQNLKCTDEENASQDTDTRTARSLFGTPVSWHATLEQVPSGSPTIIIAHEFFDALPVHQFQKASRGWCEKMVDVAEDSSFHFVLSPQPTPATLYLLKRCKWAAPEEIADLNQIEVSPQAMELTQTIVDRISSDGGGALIIDYGLNGVISDSLQAIRKHKFVNLLDNPGSADLSAYVDFASIRHSAEEASGEVSVHGPITQSEFLGLLGINFRVEALLQNCTEEQAESLRTGYWRLVGDGEASFWEGPDEGVPIGMGTRYKAMAIVNKKQGVPVPFQ